The following coding sequences lie in one Fundulus heteroclitus isolate FHET01 chromosome 20, MU-UCD_Fhet_4.1, whole genome shotgun sequence genomic window:
- the LOC105939591 gene encoding bladder cancer-associated protein, whose protein sequence is MYCLQWLLPVLLIPKPLNPALWFNHSMFMGFYLLSFLLERKPCTICALVFLAALFLICYSCWGNCFLYHCQDAALPDAAHDPAIVGT, encoded by the coding sequence ATGTATTGCCTGCAGTGGCTGCTGCCCGTGCTGCTCATCCCCAAGCCGCTGAACCCGGCTCTCTGGTTCAACCACTCCATGTTCATGGGCTTCTACCTGCTCAGCTTCCTGCTGGAGAGGAAGCCCTGCACCATCTGTGCCTTGGTCTTCCTCGCTGCCCTCTTCCTCATCTGCTACAGCTGCTGGGGCAACTGCTTCCTCTACCACTGCCAGGACGCCGCGCTGCCGGACGCCGCCCACGACCCGGCCATCGTCGGGACCTAA